The sequence below is a genomic window from Desulfovibrio sp. JC022.
TTTGAATTGAGGCCTTCGTCAGTAATGGCGTGTTGATTCGATTATATATGTAACAGAATTGGTTATATGATACAGTCTAAAGTCGATTCGAGATTTCTGGGAACAATTCAGGATTCGTTCCACGGTCTGCCGCCCATGCCGGGGCCGGTAAAGAACTTTTTTATGTTTCTTGGAGCTGCTCTTTTGTTGCTCCTGATTGGGTATTGGTTAAAAAAGTACGGTGTAAAGAAACTTATTTATGATTTACTGAAAAAAACACCTTTGGGAATTCACATCGGAGATGAGGAGAGCGAAGGTCGGGGAAAAGGTCTACCCAAGAATGTTGCCCGCAATGGTGAGCCATGGAAGGTTTCAAGTGATCAGGACATACTTGATAAGTTGGTCATGAGCCGGAGTCAGGTGGATGTTCTTGTGGAGCGTTCCGGTCAGCGTTCACTTGCTGCTGTGGTTAATGCTGCCGGGGTGGAAAGTCTTGATGTGGTGGTGACTTTTAAGGATTTAGTCAGCGAAGGCCTTTTGATTCCCGGAACTCAGGTTAAATGTATTTTTCCAGAAATGGTGCGGGATAAGAAAAAGGTCAACGCCTTTGTGGGACTGGTGAAAAGCAAGTCTGAGGATAAGGGCATGGTTCTGACCCGCCGTTCTTCCTTTGGCTTCATCAAGCGCAGGGTCTTTGCCCGGCGCAAGGTTGCGGATCAGCGGTATATTAAGATTAAAATCTGGCGGCTTGAATCCGAGGATTATGATGTGGATTTTATCTTGGATAACACTGAGCCGGATATCTTAATTGACAACCGCAAGTTCCATACTCCCAATGCGTCTGTTCCGCAGGTGTTGGATATCTCCAAGGGCGGAATTGCTTTAACCGGAACTTTCAGGGCTGGCGGGAATGTTATTTCACGCAATGACAAGGTTCTTTTATGTATGCTGATTTACCAGCCTGCACGCAAGGCTTTTCAGCCTCACCTGATCTATGCTGAAGCACGGGCGGCCCGTTCCATGGGCAAGGGGATGACCCGGCTCAGTTTTCAGTTTATGCGCAGTCTGAAGATCCCTCCCCGTAAACGCAGTACCCTGTTCAAAGGGCAGGCGGTAATGGCTATGAGTCTGGCCAATCCTGAGAGAGAATAAGCAGTTTATGAAAAAGATATTATTACTGGTCTTGTTTCTGGTTCTTGTTGCTTGCGAACGTTCGGTTTCAGTTGAAGTTGAAGAAAACGGCAACGCAGGAATATACCCCGACAGGGTTGTCCTTGGGGCATCCCTCGCCCTTGAAGGGCATGCCAGCTATCTGGGAACCCAGACCATTCACGGTGCTCTTGCCTACCTGAAGCATATTAATGAACAGGGCGGGGTTCATGGACGGGAAGTGGAAGTTATTACTTATGATGATTCCTATGATCCACCCAAATGTCTGATCAATACCCAGAAGTTGATTATTGAGGATAATATTTTCGCCCTGTTCTGCTATGTGGGAACCCCTACTACGGTGGAGGTTCTGCCGCTGGTGGAGGATGCCCGCATCCCTCTGCTGGGTATGTTCACCGGGGCGGATGCATTGCGCAAGCCGTTTAACCGCTACGTGATAAATATCCGGCCTTCCTACTATCAGGAAACCCGTGAAGCTATGCGCCATATGGTTGAGGACCTTGGGATTACCAAAATTGCTGTTTTCTATCAGTATGATGCATTCGGTTTTGACGGACTCACCGGAACTGAGCTGGCTTTGAAAGAGTTTGATCTTGAGCCTGTGGCAAGGGGATCATATACCCGTGGTTCCTTAGATGTGAGTGAAGGTGTAGAGCGGATCAAGGATTCCGGGGCGCAGGCAGTATTTATGATCGGGACCAGTGCGCCGTGCATAAAGTTCATGAATCGTCTTGATGCGGAAGGGGTCAGTCCGGTTTATTATACAGTATCATTCATGGGAGCGCGTGAATTTGCCCGCAAGCTGAAGTCGAATAAGGAGCTGGTCATAATGTCGCAGGTGGTACCCCCGTTTGCGGACGACCGGGATCTTTCCAGTTCCGAAGCTGCCAGTTACATCAGGCTGCTCAAAAAATATTATCCCGACGATACCCCCAACCTTGTGGGGCTGGAAGGTTTTTTCAATGCCCGTATCCTCGTGGAAGGGTTGCAACGCAGCGGGCGTAATTTAAGCCGGGAAGTTTTTATCAGGGCCATTGAATCCATGAATAAATATGAAATTGCGCCGGGGATCACTGTTTCATACGGTGAACAAGATCATCAGGGCATGGATAAAGTTTATTTTACCCGTTTTAAAAACGGCAGGTTTGAGCTGATCAGGGACTGGGCCGACCTTAAGAAGGGGGCTTTGAAATGAGTTATTTTTCAAAGCAGGATCTTGTGGAGCGTTTTTCAGGGCTGACTCTCAAGAATAAAATATTTTTTTCCACTCTCGGGGTTATCCTGATCATCAGTGCCATTATCGCTTTGCTGGCCCGTTGGATTCTTGTTTCCTCCCTGACCAAGGAGCTGGAGTTGCGTGGTGTGGCTATCGCCTATTCCATTGCCGAGCGCGGGGCCGGATATATTCTGGATAAGGATTATCCCCGGCTGCTCAGCCTGGCTTTTGAGGAAGCAAAACTGCGCGAACGGCAGCATTTGATTACCTACATTTATATTCTGGGCAAGGATGGCAAGGTCTTGTGCCATACTTTCACCAAGCCGTTTCCCGGAAAGCTGGCCGAGGCCAACCCTATTCCTGAAGGAGAGGATAAGTCCCTGCGGCTCATCGATCTGGGCAGAACATCTGCATACGATATTGCCGTCCCCATCAAGGAAGGTTTGTACCGCATCGGAACGGTGCATGTGGGACTTAACAAAATCCACATTGACGAACTTGTTTCCACGCTTCGTTTTACCTTTTTGGGATTTATTTCCTTTGTTGTTATTATCATTTTTGTGATCAGTCATCGGCTGGCTAAGTACATTACCCGTCCGGTCAGTACTTTGACCCGTGTGTCTGATGAACTTTCAAAGGGCAATTTTGATATCAGTCTGGATCTGCTTGCAGAGGGTACGGACTGGAATGCTTCTTCCTGTCCGGCCTACCATAATACGGATTTTCCGTGCTGGCATTTTGATCTTTCCACCGTTGGCGATAACCGTGAACAGGATGGAAGGGCCAACCGTCAACAATGCCGGGACTGCCATTTTTATTACAAGCGTGATGGTGATGAGGTGGTCCAGCTTGCGGACAGTTTCCGCAATATGGTCTGGTCCATCAAGCTCTATCGCCGCAAGTTGCGTGAGTCCGAGGAGAAATACAAATCCCTGTTCGACAGCGGGCCGGACCCGGTTCTGGTAATATCCTGTTCTGATTTCACCATAATTGATGCCAACCCCCGTGTTACTGAACTTTATGGTTATTCGCGCAGTGAACTTATCGGGGAGCAGTTTATCAGGCTGGGGCCGGAATCCAACGAGGAATGTATCAAGGCTTTCGAGGAGTACGGCGGTCCTTCCGGTTGTATTTATTTTCCGAAGATCATCCATTACCGTAAGGGTGGTAGTCCGGTGTATGTGAACATGCACGCCTGTCCCATCACTTACAGGAGTCAGCCGTCCATTATTGTGGCGGTAAACGATATCACTGAGATCATTGAGAAGGATGCCCAGTTGGTGCAGGCTGCCAAAATGAAATCTCTTGGTGAGATGTCCGCCGGGGTGGCGCATGAGGTCAACCAGCCGCTTAACGCCATTAAGATGGGCAGTGAATACCTCGCGCTGATGGCTGAGCAGGGGCGCGATGTTCCCGCTGCTCAGTTGCAGGAAGTGGCTAAAGAAGTCAGTAATCAGGTGGACCGTGCAGCCGAAATTATCAGTGCTTTGCGGGCTTTCGGGCGTAAATCCGGCTTCAAGACCGACAAGGTGGATATCAATGGACCGGTGCGCAGTGTTTTAACGCTGGTGACCAAGCAGTTTGAGTTGCAGAATATTTTTATCCGCCTCAATCTTGTGGGTGGGCTGCCGAGGATTGTTGCCGAGGATAACCGCTTGCAGCAGGTATTCTTCAATCTGGTGAATAATGCCCGTGATGCCATTGCGGAGAAACGGGAAAACCTGGGACTGGACAGCGATGATTACATCAACATAGATACTTATGAAGATGGAGAACTGGTCTGTGTGCGTGTTTCCGATACCGGAGCAGGTATTACCGAGGAAGTGCGCAACAAAATTTTTGAGCCGTTTTTCAGTACCAAAGAGGTAGGATATGGCATGGGCTTGGGCCTTGCCATCACCTATGGCATAGTCAGAGACTATAAGGGCAGCATTGATATTGAGAGTGAACCCGGAAACGGAACTTCTTTCATAATCAGTTTTCCGGCTGCTCCGAATGAAAGATAGTTTTTAAGTTTAATATAAAGTTATCCAGGGGTTGGGCGTGAGCAGAATTCTTGTAATTGATGATGAAAAAGCAACCTTGAACATGTTCAAGATGCTACTGAGTGCATATGGTCACGAAGTCCTTACTGCTGAAAACGGTGAGGAAGGGATCAGTGTTTTTGATACCGAAAAGCCCGATCTGGTCATGACCGACATAAAGATGCCCGGCATGGACGGCTTGCAGGTGCTCGGGAAAATCAAGTCTATTTCACCGGATTCCGAGGTTATCGTGATTACCGGGCACGGAGATATGGACCTTGCCATTAAAGCACTCAATCTTGATGCCACGGATTTTCTAAATAAGCCGGTTAAGCGTGAAGAGCTTGAAAAGGCCTTGCAGCTTTCAGCTGACAGGATCAAATTTGCCCGCAGCAGGCAGAAGGATATCAGTCTGACCCTTGAAGATGATTTGGCGGTAATCAACATTACCGGAAATCTGACTTCCAAGTCTGAAGGGTTGTTGCTGGATGTTTTTGATGAAGCCCTTGCCACTGCCAAAGGTAATTTCCTGCTCGTTTTTGAAGAAAAATCTTCTATTAACGGAGCAGCCATGGATTCTCTTTTCAAGTTGGTGGAAAAGGCCCGCACCCGTGGATGCGGGGTGCACATAGCAGGACTTTCCGAGAATTTCCGTTCCGTACTCCATTCCATGGGGATCACCCAGATGGCTTCTGTTTATGAAACTGAAGCGGAGGCGCGGGGAGGGCTTCGCCGGTAGCGCAGAGATTGTTCTTAAAGATAAAGAGGCCCTGAGTTTGTAACTCAGGGCCTCTTTTTTATGAGATTTGTTTGATCTAATTATACGACCGATAGGTATCCCGGTTCCGACGCAACTGATATTTTTTAACAGCCGCGTTGTGTTCTTTGAGGGACTTGCTGAAATAGTGTGAGCCGTCCCCTTTGGCAACGAAATATAGGTATGAATGCTTTTCCGGGTTGAGGGCCGCCTTGAGTGAGTCGAGACCCGGTGAGCAGATGGGGCCGGGGGGTAATCCCCGGTGTTTGTACGAGTTGTAGGGGTTGGATTTGTCGGTCAGGTGCTTTTTGCGCAGGTTGCCGTCAAAAGTTTCACCCAGTCCGTAAATTATGGTCGGGTCGCATTGCAGCAAATAGCCTTTGCTCAGGCGATTGGCGAAGACTCCGGCAATGGTGCGCCGTTCGCTTACATCCCCGGTTTCCTTTTCTATCAGGGAAGCAAGGATCACGGTTTCGTGGATTTCTTGCGGGGAGGGCAATTTGCCGTTCCAAGCCTTGTTGGCGGCCTTGCGGAACTCCTTGAGCATAGTTTCCACCATGACTGTTCCGGTTTCGTTCTTGGGCCGGGTCAGCAAATATGTTTCCGGGAAAAGATACCCTTCAGCATTTTTAGCCGGGATTTTATATTTCGTCAGCAGAGCCGGATCAGACACTGCTTTCTTAAATGCTGCGTAATCGGTCAGCCCGGACTTATCCGCTTTTTCAGCAGTAGCCCACCATGTAAGACCTTCACGTACAGAAAATTTGTGCAGAATACCGGAAGTGGAGGTAATGGTTTCCAGAACCTGCGGGGCTGTCATGTTGGACCAAAGGCTGAATTCTCCGGCCCGGACTTTCGAAGCCATACCCTGTGCCTGTGCGTATTCGCGGAACTGTTTAACGTCGGTAATCAGTCCGGCCTTGGCAAGGTCGCTGGCAACAGTCCACAGCGGTTGGCCCGGTTCCACGGTAAAAAGAATCTCGCGCCCTTCCAGTTCCGGGGGAAGATTAAGAAAAGTCCAGTTACGGTACATGAACCAGCCCGCCACCAGCATGAGAGCCATACACCCGAAGGCTATGGTGGGCATTACATAGCGTATGACTATGCTCGGGCGAGCCACGTTTCCAGAATTATTTTCGCTGCCTGACTGTCCAGATTCTTTTTTCTTTTCCGGTCCCAAAGTCCGGCCTCCTTTAGTTCGTCTTCCGCTGCAATTGAGCTGAGTCTTTCATCAACAAGATGAATGGGCAAGTCAACCCTTCTTTCCAGCGAGGCCGCAAAGTTGCGCACCTGCCGGGTAGTCAAAGTGTCTTCCCCGTCTAGAGATAAGGGAAGGCCGATGACAATGTCACCGACCTTTTCATTTTCTATAATTTCAAGCAACTCCGAGAACATCGCGTCGCGGGTTGTGCGTTCCATTACTTTATACGGAAAAGCAAAAATCTTTTCCGGGTCAGTAATAGCCAGACCCACACGCTTTGTCCCGAAATCTATGCCTAATGCTTTCATGTGATGCCTCCCGGCGGGCTCTCCGAGGGCCAAAGAAACTTTTTGGAAAAAGTTTCTCTGGACTCTTCAAAAACTTTTAGTAGGGCTTCGCCGTTTTAAATGCAAAATTGTCCGTAGGAGGACGTAATAACTCTACTAAAACGTTTTGGGATTCTTAAACCCTTTTGGAAAAGGGTTTAAGCCGCCGGAGGCGAAATCCATCTATCAAATAGCGCGTTAGCGCATCATATCTAAATTAAAACAAGTTCATCCTGACGGGTAGCGCGCTCAAGTTCTTTTTTGAAATCTTTGCGCCATTTGGGTCCGCCGATAAGCTCGGCCATGTATTCCACGGTGTGGAGTACGCGATTCTGCTTTTTCAGGGTCTGCATGTTGCGTTTGATACCTACCTTACACGATGGGCAACCCACCAGAACCGGGGTGGTTTTATCATGCCCCTGAAGATCGTTCTTGAGCTGTCCGCCTTTGCGGTCGCGCAGCTTGTTGTAGATTTCAGGGCTGGTGATGGAACCGAGACCGGATTCGCCGCAACAGCCGGGAGAGAGTGTTACCTCAGCACCGAGCATGTCCGCAACTGCTTTGCGGTACATTTCCGGGGCCTTGTTCTTTTTTACCTCGGTCCATTCGGTATGGCAGGAGGCGTGGTAAATCACATCCCGCGCCGCATTGGCTGTGTTGAAATTGAGGTTGCCCGGATTGTTGAGCAGGTATTGCATGGCATCCTTGCGCTGAATATCGTAACCCAGTTCCTTGAATTCGTATGATTCAAGAGATTCGCGGCAGGTTCCGCAGGCAGTAATCATGGTGGAAACCTTCATGCCCGCAATGGACGCCTTGGCGATGCGATACTGAATGTCGCTGATATTGCGGTGGCGGTTGGTGTTGTATGCTTCCACACAGCCACTTGCCAGCAGCGGATAACCGCAGCAGAGATGCTTGGCGGGCATGATCACATTCACGCCGGACTTGAGCAACAGGTAGAGGGTCGCCATACCGATATCCTTGGAGAACAGGGACGCGCCGCAGCCGGGGAAGTAGTATACACTGTCCGGGGCGGGGGTGTTCTGAAGGAACATGGAACCCTTATCGAGATTGATGGTCTCGGACAGGTTCTTGAAATCCATGGCCGGGGTTTTGCTGGAGATCATGGGCGATTCTATGCGCCTGCGCCAGTGACCGGGGATGAGTCCGATGGCCTTGGATTGCAGCCCTGCGGAGAGGGACAGGAATTTTGCGGCCTTGGGCAGCCTTCCCTGCGGGTCCTTGGCAATGAAGTTCAGGGCCGCGCTTTTGATAGGATGGCCTCCGGTTCCTTTATATTCAAGGAAAGAACGGATCTGGAGTGCGGCTCCGGCGGAGTCAATCTTGATGGGGCAGACTGAGGTACAGCGTCCACAGGCGGTGCAATGTTCCATGAGCTTCCTGAGACGGGTCATGAGATCCGGGGAAGGTTCACCGCGCTGAACCTGTGAATAGTAGATGGCCTCAATGAGCGCACCGAGAGCGATGTTCTTGTTTCTCGGGTGGTACATGAGTCCCTGCTCCGGGAAAAACATGGGGCAGACCTGCTTGCATTTTCCGCAACGGGTACAGGTCTGGATGTTCTGGAGCAGCTCCATCAGGTGTTCCTTATCCTTAATGGCAGTCTTGTTCAGGTCATTGATGAGCCTGTTGAACGAGAAAGTGTATGCCGGAGAAGGAAGATTCCTGCGGGTCAGCTTGCCGGGGTTGAGGATGTTGAGCGGGTCCACCTTGAGCTTGTATGCTTTGATGGCCTCGATTTTTTCCTCGGAAAGGTAATCGATCTTGGTGATGCCGATACCGTGTTCACCGGAAACCTCACCTTTGAGTTCAAGTACTTTCTTGAATACATCATCAACTGCTTCGTGGGCACTGTGCAGCATATCCGGGTCGTTGGAGTTGACCGGGATGTTCACATGGCAGTTACCGTCACCGGCATGCATGTGGTTGGCGATGATGATGCGCTGTTCCTTGAGCTTCTTGAGGATCTTGTTGATTTTGGAATCCAGCTTGGGGAATTCGTCGCGCAGTTCCTGAAAGAGGTAGTAAACCTGTCCTTCCAGTTCCTGATCGCTCATGTCCTTGCCGGTGATTTTGCCTTTGAGGATGTTGGTAGTCCTCTCAAGGGCCAGTTCAACTTTGGGTTCCTCAATGGGAAAGCCTTGCAGCTCCTTGATGGAGAGCAGGGAACGGCGGTAGATTTTTGCCAGATAGATCAGGTTCAGGTCTTCAAGGAAGTCGGAGAAATCCGGGATAACTTCGAGGGGGATAACGATATCTTCGTTGACCTTGAAGCCGGAAGTGCGTTTCGCAATGGCGGAAAGCTTGTGGCGGTCTTCCCAGAAGAGTTCCGCTTCTTTTTCATCGCGGGCAGCAAAGATGTCCACTCCGTCATAGGGCTGGGCAATGGAAAGGATGGTGTCCACCGCGCTTTGCAGGGCAGCTTCATCATCGGAATCCAGTTGCAGGATGAGTACGGAAATGGGATCGCCTTCGTATTTTTCGGATTTCGCTACGTATTTGATGGCCTGTACGTATTTGGGACCGAACTCCTCAAGGGCGGAGATTTTTACAAGGTCGCCTTCTTCGCGGATGGTATCGCGCAGTGCGACTACGTCCTTGATGACCAGCATGGCATTGCGCATGGAGCGACCGAAGAATTCAAGACAGAGTACACGGGAAATGCTCGGCTTGGGGTAAAGTGCGAAGCAACATTCAGTGATGATGCCGTCGACCCCTTCTTTCTGCACGCCGGGCAGCCCGCCGAGATATTTGTTGGTTACGTCCTTACCCAGTCCGGTGGTGCGGATTTCTTCGGCGGTAAGTTCAATCGTATCGATAAGACGGTCTTTGGAATCATAAATTTCAAAGGATGCGTCTTCGTTGGCGAAAATCTTGTGACCGGGATGGCCCTTGCGGCGTACTTCGATAAGTTCGCCTTTGGGCATGACCATCTTGTAGCTGATGATATTATCGATGGTGCAGCCGTATTCAAATGCAAAGGGACCGCCGGAGTTTTCGGAAATATTTCCGCCCAGCGATGATCCGGCCTTGGATGCCGGGTCCACGGTGAAAAGCACGCCTTTCTTGTCCGCAGCATTAATGGCATCAAGGGTGATGACCCCGGCCTGCGCGCAAAGAGTCATGGCGTCGGTATCAACGGACAGGATTTTCTTGAAGCGGGCAAGTGAAAGCACTGCGGTGCGGTCAAGGGCCGGGATTGCACCCCCGGTGGCTCCGGTTCCGCCGCCGCGCGGGATCAGGCCGAACTGCATTTCATTGGCAAGGCGCACGATGGCCCGGACCTGCTCGGTATCTTCTGGGAAGAGAACCGCGATGGGCAGCTCAATACGCAGGTCTGTGGCGTCGGTTGCGGATTGCACAACTGTATGCGGATCAAGCCCGATACAGTGTTCGGGCAGGATTTCTTTCATCTTTTCAACGAATCTGTCGCGGAATTCCGTGTCTGCATCCTGCTTGAGCCAGAAATTTTCCACAGAGCGGGTCAAACGCTGCGGGTACTCGCCGGAAAGAGTCGGGCGGGCAAGGGTCAGGGTGCGGGACACTGACTTGCGTACCAGTTCAGGATCGATGAACGGATTGTAGCGCACAAGGAAAAGTTCAGCTGCGATGCTTTCCGCAAGAGTGCGCACATCTTCGGGCCAGCCTTTAAATTCAAAGGGATCAAGGCCGAGCACCCGTTGCAGCAGGGCTTCGGCGGGAATGGAAATATGAGGACCTAATTGAGGCATAATATCTTACCGTGAATTGTTTTTGTTTTACAGGGGGCAGAACACCCTCCTGTGAAGGAAAAAGGGAATATAGTGACCACCGTGGTTAAAATCAAGCAACTATTTTGCAAAATGATGATTTTTATCAGAATTTTATTTAAGATCTGATTGTTTAATTCTCTGGATTAATTGATCTATTTTGTGAGTGCAGAGGATTAAGGAATGCAAAATTGTTTTTGATTGGACGGCAAAAGGCATTAACTTTGCGCCATGAGCGCGGGCCTTATAAAAAAGTGCCGTTCACCAACACCTATAATAATGGTCCCGCCGATTGTAAAGCTCTGTGTGCTCTTAAAGCTTGACAGAAATGGTGAATTTGAATGATTATTTCGGCCTTCACATTTCTCACAATTGATAGTTTTATAAACTTCATTTCGAAATTCGTAATATAAATCTCAAAATTTAATAAATTTGAAAAAGAGAGGGTCTATAAATGATCGGTGACGATTTTGCAGAACTCAAACTTTTTATAACCGGTCCCATTCTTCTGCGTGAGGAAGTGCGTAAAGCCGGGCTTCTTCCTGAATTCGGACACCGGGATGCAGAGAATCCCAAGCGTTTCGAACCAATCATGCGCAATCTCAACACTATTGCCGGAAATCCTGAAGGATACACTCCTGTCATATTTAATGGTTCCGGTACAAATGTGCTTGAAGCCTCAATCCGCTCACTGGTTGCGGATTCCGATAAGGTGCTCAATGTTTCCGTAGGCGCGTTCGGTGATTTGTATCACAAGCTTGCCGTGCTTAACGGTAAGAATGCAGTGCAGCTTAAATTCCCTTACGGCAAAGCTATCGATCTGGAAAAACTGGAAGATGCTCTCAAGGAGCACAATCCGAATGTTGTTACTTTTACCCACAACGAGACTTCCACCGGGGTGATTAATGATGTTGTTGCGGTTTGCGAAATGATCCGTGCCCACGGGGCCGCTCCGATCATTGATGCGGTATCAATCTTTGGCGGGGCACCTACTTTAATAGATGAGTGCAAGCCGCTCATGTACTGCACTTCCACCCAGAAATCCCTTGGCTTGCCCGCCGGTTTCGGGATCGGTTTTGTTTGCGAAGAAGCTTTGAAAAAGGCTGAGTCCGTTACAAACAGGGGTTACACCACCGATATTATCGCCCAGATGGGCAAGGCTAAGCTTAATCAGACTCTGACCACTCCTAACGGAACGTTGGCGAACCAGATGTGTGTGCAGCTGGACTATATAGTTAATGATGAGACTGTTGCTGGACGCTTTAAGCGTCATGAAGATATGCGGGCCATTGCCCACAAATGGGTCGAGAGCATGGACGGCTACGAACTTTTCGCACAGGAAGGGCATCGTTCCCCCAGCCTGACCACCTTCAAGACTCCGGCGCACATGACTATTGAGAAGCTTAAGGATGTTAAAGAACTCATGCGCGGGCACGGCTACCTTTTTGATCCCGGTTACGGAAAGATCAACAAGGAGCTTGCAGAGCAGGGCGAATCCCCCATCTTTCGCGTAGGGCACATGGCTGATATTCAGCCGGAGATGCTTGAGGGATATCTTGAGGTGCTTGGTGGAGTTTTGAAGGGATTTAAGTAAACGGATATTCTTTTAGACGGTTTTTGATAGCCCTGATCCGCGTGTGTGGATCAGGGTTTTTTGCTGTGCAATAACGCTTATTTGTACATCAAATAATATAACTAGCATTATCTCTAAAGTATTTCTAGAAGACACCGAACTATGGGAGACGAGGCACGAATTATTGAATTAATTTTTAACCCATGGAGTTCATGATGAAGATTTTTAGGATTGTTTTACTGGCTTGCATTATCGCTACGCTGAGTTGTTCTGCCGCCTTTGCTGGGAGTGGGAAGGCTATTGTTCCGCATTGGCTGGCAGTGAACTATGGAAAAAGCAATGCGCAGTCATCAAATATATTTATTACTAATATTACCCAGCATGATCTTGTAGTTAAGGTGACGGTGTATAATAGGGATTCGACAATTTTTCTGTCAGGTATCGAGTATAAGAATTTTCAGAATAATAATACTGAAATTGGGGCAGGTAAGACAGTCAATTTAAAAATTAATGGCACTGGAACGACTGAGTCTGATTATGGCTATGCTGTAATTGAGTGGGTGAATAAAGAATATGATGACGACGTTGTTGGTCTTGTGTCTTGGGCCAACTGGCGTGAAAGTTCTAATAGAGGATACTCTGTTCCTGTGAATAATGGGATGCCATTTTAAGAAGTGTGCAGAGTTTGATTTGTGAACCCCGGCCCCGCAAAAGCGGGGCCGGGGTTTATTATTTATGAAGCTTAAAATGAATATTTTTTGTGGTGCACACTCAGTTTTTCTTGCAAAAGTAAAAAAAATTTGTCAATTAAAACCGAGTGCTGACTCAGTTTATGGGCTAAATATGAGATATGTGAAAAAAATATCATGGCATTTTTAGCGTTTTGTCTGATGCTATACGTATATATAACAGATGGTTAGATTGTTATTTAGGTTGTATTTGTGAAAAAAAGGACGGGTTGACATTGAACCCTGATTCAGATTATTTTTTATTCCGACTGAGTGCTCAGTCGGTTTTTTAGAAAGGAGAACAAATGACCAAGATGTCCAAAAAGAAGGCGGCAATTCTGGAGGCTGCCACCATCCTTTTCGCTAACAAGGGATTTGCCGACACTTCCATGCAGGAATTGTCCAAGATGACCGGGGCGGCGGAAGGAACCATCTTTTATCACTTCAAGAACAAGGAGCATCTCTTGTTAACGATCCTTGAGGCAACAAGGGAACGTATACTTGAGGAGTTCGAGGCTCACATGGATCACCATCAGCCGGGA
It includes:
- a CDS encoding FAD-binding and (Fe-S)-binding domain-containing protein; translation: MPQLGPHISIPAEALLQRVLGLDPFEFKGWPEDVRTLAESIAAELFLVRYNPFIDPELVRKSVSRTLTLARPTLSGEYPQRLTRSVENFWLKQDADTEFRDRFVEKMKEILPEHCIGLDPHTVVQSATDATDLRIELPIAVLFPEDTEQVRAIVRLANEMQFGLIPRGGGTGATGGAIPALDRTAVLSLARFKKILSVDTDAMTLCAQAGVITLDAINAADKKGVLFTVDPASKAGSSLGGNISENSGGPFAFEYGCTIDNIISYKMVMPKGELIEVRRKGHPGHKIFANEDASFEIYDSKDRLIDTIELTAEEIRTTGLGKDVTNKYLGGLPGVQKEGVDGIITECCFALYPKPSISRVLCLEFFGRSMRNAMLVIKDVVALRDTIREEGDLVKISALEEFGPKYVQAIKYVAKSEKYEGDPISVLILQLDSDDEAALQSAVDTILSIAQPYDGVDIFAARDEKEAELFWEDRHKLSAIAKRTSGFKVNEDIVIPLEVIPDFSDFLEDLNLIYLAKIYRRSLLSIKELQGFPIEEPKVELALERTTNILKGKITGKDMSDQELEGQVYYLFQELRDEFPKLDSKINKILKKLKEQRIIIANHMHAGDGNCHVNIPVNSNDPDMLHSAHEAVDDVFKKVLELKGEVSGEHGIGITKIDYLSEEKIEAIKAYKLKVDPLNILNPGKLTRRNLPSPAYTFSFNRLINDLNKTAIKDKEHLMELLQNIQTCTRCGKCKQVCPMFFPEQGLMYHPRNKNIALGALIEAIYYSQVQRGEPSPDLMTRLRKLMEHCTACGRCTSVCPIKIDSAGAALQIRSFLEYKGTGGHPIKSAALNFIAKDPQGRLPKAAKFLSLSAGLQSKAIGLIPGHWRRRIESPMISSKTPAMDFKNLSETINLDKGSMFLQNTPAPDSVYYFPGCGASLFSKDIGMATLYLLLKSGVNVIMPAKHLCCGYPLLASGCVEAYNTNRHRNISDIQYRIAKASIAGMKVSTMITACGTCRESLESYEFKELGYDIQRKDAMQYLLNNPGNLNFNTANAARDVIYHASCHTEWTEVKKNKAPEMYRKAVADMLGAEVTLSPGCCGESGLGSITSPEIYNKLRDRKGGQLKNDLQGHDKTTPVLVGCPSCKVGIKRNMQTLKKQNRVLHTVEYMAELIGGPKWRKDFKKELERATRQDELVLI
- a CDS encoding alanine--glyoxylate aminotransferase family protein; amino-acid sequence: MIGDDFAELKLFITGPILLREEVRKAGLLPEFGHRDAENPKRFEPIMRNLNTIAGNPEGYTPVIFNGSGTNVLEASIRSLVADSDKVLNVSVGAFGDLYHKLAVLNGKNAVQLKFPYGKAIDLEKLEDALKEHNPNVVTFTHNETSTGVINDVVAVCEMIRAHGAAPIIDAVSIFGGAPTLIDECKPLMYCTSTQKSLGLPAGFGIGFVCEEALKKAESVTNRGYTTDIIAQMGKAKLNQTLTTPNGTLANQMCVQLDYIVNDETVAGRFKRHEDMRAIAHKWVESMDGYELFAQEGHRSPSLTTFKTPAHMTIEKLKDVKELMRGHGYLFDPGYGKINKELAEQGESPIFRVGHMADIQPEMLEGYLEVLGGVLKGFK